In the genome of Ignavibacteriota bacterium, one region contains:
- a CDS encoding NAD-dependent epimerase/dehydratase family protein, whose protein sequence is MQTIIGANGSVGKVLAKELKNYTNEIKLVSRNPKKINDSDILMKADLLNPVLLDEAVKGSEVVYVTIAFEYKISVWKENWPKFMLNLIESCKKHNSKIVFIDNIYMYDPKHLSNMTEETPINPISEKGKVRARISKMLLDAIDKNEVTGIIARSADFYGPNVENSALTLTVYNNLLKNKNPQWIGKLDVIHSFTNIIDIGKSAAILGNTKDAFNQIWHLPTTEEKLTSRKWIEIYMQEMQMKKNINAIPAWAIGPLGIFIPILKELKEMAYQYEMDYFFNSTKFNKQFNYKPKTPLAGIKEIIGTK, encoded by the coding sequence ATGCAGACAATAATAGGCGCAAATGGTTCTGTAGGTAAAGTACTTGCAAAGGAGTTAAAAAACTATACAAATGAAATTAAACTCGTAAGCAGAAATCCGAAAAAAATAAACGATTCTGATATTCTAATGAAGGCTGATTTACTTAATCCGGTATTGCTTGATGAAGCTGTAAAAGGTTCTGAAGTTGTTTATGTGACGATTGCTTTTGAATATAAAATTTCTGTCTGGAAAGAAAATTGGCCTAAATTTATGCTTAATTTAATTGAGTCGTGTAAAAAACATAATTCAAAAATTGTATTCATAGACAATATTTATATGTATGATCCGAAACATTTATCAAATATGACCGAAGAAACACCGATAAACCCAATCTCTGAAAAAGGAAAAGTACGTGCCCGAATTTCAAAAATGCTTTTGGATGCTATCGATAAAAATGAGGTTACTGGGATAATTGCAAGATCGGCAGATTTTTATGGACCGAATGTTGAGAACAGTGCGTTAACATTGACGGTTTATAATAATCTATTGAAAAATAAAAATCCACAATGGATTGGGAAATTGGATGTAATTCATAGTTTTACCAATATAATTGATATAGGTAAATCAGCCGCTATTCTTGGAAATACTAAAGACGCATTCAATCAGATTTGGCATTTGCCAACTACTGAAGAAAAACTTACATCTCGAAAATGGATTGAAATTTATATGCAAGAAATGCAAATGAAAAAAAATATTAATGCAATTCCTGCATGGGCAATTGGACCGCTTGGTATATTTATACCAATTCTAAAAGAATTAAAAGAAATGGCATACCAATACGAAATGGATTATTTTTTCAACAGTACCAAATTTAATAAACAATTTAACTACAAACCTAAAACTCCACTTGCAGGAATAAAAGAAATTATTGGAACAAAGTAA
- a CDS encoding DUF937 domain-containing protein: MDLLKSALGGGKQNDLLSIVMNLIGGQKGGLNGLVSQFASNGLGDIVESWIGTGANKAISPEQLQNALGSDQIKTIASKLGIDQNSVLSQLTNLLPQAVDKLTPEGKVPEGDILSQGMNLLGGLFGSK, translated from the coding sequence ATGGACCTGTTAAAATCAGCTCTTGGTGGGGGAAAACAAAACGATCTTTTATCAATTGTAATGAATTTAATCGGAGGGCAGAAAGGCGGATTGAATGGTTTGGTAAGTCAATTTGCTTCTAATGGACTTGGCGATATAGTTGAATCATGGATTGGCACTGGAGCAAACAAAGCAATTTCTCCGGAACAATTACAGAATGCTCTTGGATCAGATCAAATTAAAACTATTGCTTCAAAGTTAGGCATTGATCAAAATTCAGTTTTATCTCAATTAACAAATTTACTGCCGCAAGCTGTTGATAAATTAACTCCTGAAGGTAAAGTTCCCGAAGGTGATATTTTAAGTCAAGGAATGAATTTATTGGGCGGACTTTTCGGAAGTAAATAA
- the aceE gene encoding pyruvate dehydrogenase (acetyl-transferring), homodimeric type, with the protein MDEIKRESAEELNEIETREWLESLEFVLQNGGPERVKQLLNELGTYAHQAGVELPFTANTPYINTIPKENEPVFPGGREIERRIKSLIRWNAMAMVVRANKIDPGIGGHISTYASAATLYEIGFNHFFKGKDNNNQGDQIYFQGHAAPGIYARAYLEGRLDAEKLHNFRHELKPGGGLSSYPHPKLLPEFWEFPTVSMGLGPIMAIYQARFNKYLENRGLKSPADTKVWAFLGDGETDEPEALGAISLASREKLDNLIFVINCNLQRLDGPVRGNSNIIQELEAVFRGAGWNVIKVIWGSDWDHLLESDKSGLLTKRMNEMIDGESQKYIVEGGSYIRKHFFGKYPELLELVKHYTDEDLANMKRGGHDPEKVYAAYKAAVNTKDRPTVILAKTVKGYGLGEAGEGKNITHSQKKLNEDELKEFRSRFGIPLSDDDVVNAPFYRPEEDSPEINYLKKRRHELNGYVPIRIIKNQKIKTPSQELFKEFYQGTDGREVSTTMVYVRILTKLLKDKEVGKLVVPIVPDEARTFGMESLFRQIGIYSTRGQLYEPVDKDSLLYYKEAVNGQILEEGITEAGSMSSFIAAGTAYATHGINIIPFFTFYSMFGFQRIGDFAWAAADMQCKGFLIGGTSGRTTLAGEGLQHQDGHSHVFAHSIPTIKAYDPTFAYELAVIIRDGIYRMYQLQEECYYYITVMNENYAMPAMPEGVEDGIIKGMYKFKTSEKKSKLKANLLGSGSILNEAIKAQEILEKDYNVSADVWSVTSAKSLHYDALEIERWNRMNPLENKKKNYIQQVTEGEDGIFISASDYSQILTDSISKWFPNKFTSLGTLGFGRSESREALRNFFEVDAKHIVYTTLYSLFEDGKISKELITKAATDLKIDLKKSNPIKS; encoded by the coding sequence ATGGATGAAATTAAGAGAGAAAGTGCAGAAGAGTTAAATGAGATTGAAACTCGTGAATGGTTAGAATCGCTTGAATTTGTTTTACAAAATGGAGGACCGGAACGAGTAAAACAACTCTTAAATGAACTGGGTACATATGCACATCAGGCCGGTGTTGAACTTCCTTTTACAGCAAATACACCTTATATTAACACAATTCCCAAAGAAAACGAACCAGTATTTCCAGGTGGTCGCGAAATAGAAAGAAGAATCAAAAGTTTAATTCGTTGGAATGCGATGGCAATGGTTGTAAGAGCCAATAAAATTGATCCTGGTATTGGCGGACATATTTCAACTTATGCGTCTGCAGCAACTTTATATGAAATTGGTTTTAATCATTTCTTCAAAGGAAAAGATAATAATAATCAAGGTGATCAAATTTATTTTCAGGGACATGCAGCTCCGGGAATTTATGCACGAGCGTATTTAGAAGGCAGATTAGATGCGGAAAAACTGCATAACTTTAGACATGAATTAAAACCCGGCGGAGGTCTTTCATCATACCCGCATCCAAAATTATTACCTGAATTTTGGGAATTCCCAACGGTTTCAATGGGGTTAGGACCTATAATGGCAATTTACCAAGCGAGATTCAATAAATATTTAGAAAATAGAGGTTTAAAATCACCGGCAGACACTAAAGTTTGGGCATTTTTAGGTGATGGTGAAACAGATGAACCAGAAGCTTTAGGTGCAATTTCATTAGCTTCCAGAGAAAAATTAGACAACTTAATTTTTGTAATAAATTGTAATCTCCAGAGATTGGACGGACCTGTTAGAGGCAATTCAAATATTATTCAAGAACTTGAAGCAGTCTTCAGAGGTGCCGGTTGGAATGTTATTAAAGTTATTTGGGGAAGCGATTGGGATCATTTACTGGAATCAGATAAGTCAGGTCTTTTAACCAAACGGATGAATGAAATGATTGATGGTGAATCGCAAAAATATATTGTTGAAGGTGGTTCTTATATTCGAAAGCATTTCTTCGGAAAGTATCCGGAACTTTTGGAACTTGTTAAACATTATACGGATGAAGACCTTGCGAATATGAAAAGAGGCGGTCATGATCCTGAAAAAGTTTATGCCGCGTATAAAGCAGCAGTAAATACTAAAGATAGACCAACAGTAATTTTAGCTAAGACTGTTAAAGGTTATGGTTTAGGTGAAGCAGGTGAAGGCAAAAATATTACGCACTCTCAAAAAAAATTAAATGAAGACGAATTAAAAGAATTTAGAAGTAGATTCGGAATTCCATTATCTGATGATGATGTAGTAAATGCTCCATTTTACCGTCCTGAAGAAGATAGCCCGGAAATTAATTATTTAAAAAAACGTCGTCATGAATTGAATGGATACGTTCCTATAAGAATTATAAAAAATCAAAAAATTAAAACACCTTCACAAGAATTGTTTAAGGAATTTTACCAAGGAACAGATGGAAGAGAAGTTTCAACCACTATGGTTTATGTAAGAATTTTGACTAAACTATTAAAAGACAAAGAAGTTGGGAAATTAGTTGTTCCAATAGTTCCTGATGAAGCTAGAACTTTTGGTATGGAATCATTATTCAGACAAATCGGAATTTACTCAACCAGAGGACAATTATATGAACCCGTTGATAAGGATAGTTTATTGTATTATAAGGAAGCCGTTAACGGTCAAATTTTAGAAGAAGGAATTACTGAAGCAGGATCTATGTCATCGTTTATAGCTGCAGGCACTGCTTACGCAACTCATGGAATAAATATTATTCCTTTCTTTACATTTTATTCAATGTTCGGTTTCCAAAGAATTGGTGATTTTGCATGGGCCGCTGCTGATATGCAATGTAAGGGCTTTTTAATTGGCGGTACTTCCGGAAGAACAACTTTAGCAGGTGAAGGTTTACAGCATCAAGATGGACATAGCCATGTTTTTGCTCATTCAATACCAACCATAAAAGCTTATGACCCTACATTCGCTTATGAGCTTGCGGTTATTATCCGTGATGGAATCTATAGAATGTATCAGCTTCAAGAAGAATGTTATTATTACATTACCGTAATGAATGAAAATTATGCAATGCCGGCAATGCCTGAAGGTGTTGAAGATGGAATAATTAAAGGAATGTACAAATTTAAAACTTCTGAAAAAAAATCCAAATTAAAGGCTAACTTACTTGGAAGCGGTTCTATATTGAATGAGGCAATTAAAGCGCAAGAAATTCTAGAAAAAGATTACAATGTTTCAGCAGATGTTTGGAGTGTTACAAGTGCTAAAAGTTTGCATTACGATGCATTGGAAATTGAAAGATGGAATAGAATGAATCCGCTTGAAAATAAAAAGAAAAATTATATTCAACAAGTAACAGAAGGAGAAGACGGAATTTTTATTTCGGCTTCGGATTATTCGCAAATACTTACCGATTCAATTTCAAAATGGTTTCCTAATAAATTTACATCTTTGGGTACCCTTGGTTTTGGAAGAAGTGAAAGCAGAGAAGCTTTAAGAAATTTCTTTGAAGTAGATGCGAAGCATATTGTTTACACTACATTATATTCATTATTTGAAGATGGAAAAATTTCTAAAGAATTAATTACTAAAGCTGCAACTGATTTAAAGATTGATTTAAAAAAATCAAATCCAATTAAATCATAA
- a CDS encoding dihydrolipoyllysine-residue acetyltransferase has product MALEFKLPALGENIEKADIVKVLVSKGDKVSVDQVLLEIETDKATVEIPSEFAGIVKSVNVKDGDTVKIGEVIFTYEESGEAAVEEKMVELPKQETNTEIVPDIKTKENNEENRSGLIEYKMPELGENISSADITKVLINVGDQIEKDQILFEIETDKATVEIPSEFSGIIKELKVKSGDKAKVGDVVLIIESTEIKKNDQIAKPIKSTENKIATSKSVAPVKQKTEIQEPQNTSTVDSNIKKEFPNIIAAAAPSVRRFAREIGIDINEVNGSGPAGRISDDDVKKYAKSFNEKIRSGAGGLSIGLKRELLPDFSKWGNIKKEPMSNVRKKTAEHLSYAWSTIPHVTQFDKADITDLENLRKLFSKKVDSVGGKLTVTAILLKVIASGLKVFPQFNASVDMDNKEIILKDYFNIGVAVDTEKGLIVPVIKDVDKKNIIQLAVELSEISVKAREKKITIEDMQGGCFTISNLGGIGGTAFTPIVNSPEVAILGVSRGNYEPVYKDGTFTPRLMLPLSLSYDHRIIDGADGARFIRWIVNALEQPFILSLEG; this is encoded by the coding sequence ATGGCATTAGAATTTAAATTACCAGCGCTTGGCGAAAATATTGAAAAAGCTGATATAGTAAAAGTTTTAGTTTCTAAAGGTGATAAAGTCAGCGTAGATCAAGTTTTATTGGAAATCGAAACTGATAAAGCTACAGTTGAAATCCCTTCAGAATTTGCAGGCATTGTTAAAAGTGTTAACGTAAAAGACGGCGATACAGTGAAAATAGGTGAAGTGATTTTTACTTATGAAGAAAGTGGTGAAGCAGCAGTTGAAGAAAAAATGGTGGAATTGCCCAAGCAAGAAACTAACACTGAAATTGTCCCAGATATTAAAACCAAAGAAAATAATGAAGAAAATAGATCAGGACTTATAGAATATAAAATGCCTGAACTTGGTGAAAATATTTCTTCAGCAGATATTACAAAGGTTTTAATTAATGTTGGTGATCAAATAGAAAAGGATCAAATACTTTTTGAAATTGAAACTGATAAAGCAACAGTTGAAATTCCTTCGGAATTTTCCGGCATAATTAAGGAATTAAAAGTAAAATCGGGTGATAAAGCAAAGGTTGGTGATGTTGTTTTAATTATTGAGTCTACTGAAATTAAAAAAAATGACCAAATTGCAAAACCAATAAAATCTACTGAAAATAAAATTGCTACCAGCAAATCAGTTGCTCCGGTTAAACAAAAAACAGAAATACAAGAACCGCAAAACACTTCCACAGTAGATTCAAATATTAAAAAGGAATTTCCAAATATAATTGCAGCAGCTGCACCTTCAGTTAGAAGATTTGCGCGTGAAATTGGAATTGATATTAACGAAGTAAACGGATCCGGTCCAGCAGGAAGAATTTCTGATGATGACGTTAAAAAATACGCAAAATCATTTAATGAAAAAATTAGGTCAGGTGCCGGTGGTTTATCAATTGGCTTAAAACGTGAATTACTCCCCGATTTTTCCAAATGGGGAAATATTAAAAAAGAACCGATGAGCAATGTTCGTAAAAAAACTGCCGAACATCTTTCGTATGCATGGAGTACAATTCCGCACGTAACTCAATTTGATAAAGCGGATATTACGGATTTGGAAAATTTAAGAAAATTATTTTCCAAAAAAGTCGATTCTGTTGGAGGAAAACTTACAGTTACCGCAATTTTACTTAAAGTTATAGCTTCTGGCTTAAAAGTATTTCCACAATTTAATGCAAGTGTTGATATGGACAATAAAGAAATAATTTTAAAAGATTATTTTAATATTGGAGTCGCCGTTGATACTGAAAAAGGTCTTATCGTTCCGGTTATTAAGGATGTTGATAAGAAAAATATTATTCAGCTTGCGGTTGAACTTAGTGAAATTTCTGTAAAAGCTCGTGAGAAGAAAATAACGATTGAAGATATGCAGGGAGGATGTTTTACAATAAGCAATTTGGGTGGAATAGGCGGAACAGCATTTACACCAATTGTAAATTCACCGGAAGTCGCTATTCTTGGGGTTTCAAGAGGAAATTATGAACCTGTTTATAAGGATGGAACTTTTACTCCAAGATTGATGCTTCCACTTTCATTATCTTATGATCATAGAATAATTGATGGCGCAGACGGCGCAAGATTTATTCGCTGGATCGTTAATGCGCTTGAGCAGCCTTTTATACTTAGTTTAGAAGGATAG
- the lpdA gene encoding dihydrolipoyl dehydrogenase → MSSKTQLAVIGAGPGGYTAAFLAADLGMQVTLIDPRQNPGGTCLYVGCIPSKAYLHVAKLLNETKEAHKWGINFNEPKIEIDKIRKFKEDVVFQNTSGTGQLVKQRKINYIQGTASFINSNNLSIDKGDGSKEELQFENAILATGSIPAKIPGLSIDSSKVMDSTDALELKDIPKRLLVVGGGVIGMELGSVYASLGSKVTVVELLPSLLPGADKDLVNVFQKSIEPKFEKILTNTKVAKLEDIGNVLKVKLEGEGLTETELEFDKALISIGRSPVTKNLGIENTKIIVNERGIVQVNERMQTNDQNIYAIGDIVKGPMLAHKASAEGKVAVEAIAGHKVAFEPAAIPGVVYTDPEVAWAGLTETEAKAKGIKVEVARFPWAASGRARTMDRSDGLTKLIIDPETTRILGVGIVGPGAGELIAEGTLAIEMAALAKDLSLTIHAHPTLSETMMESAEVFFGEATHLYRPKRK, encoded by the coding sequence ATGAGCAGTAAAACCCAGCTTGCCGTAATCGGCGCAGGTCCAGGAGGATACACCGCAGCTTTTCTTGCAGCTGATTTGGGAATGCAGGTTACATTAATTGATCCACGACAAAATCCCGGTGGAACATGTTTATACGTTGGATGTATCCCGTCAAAAGCTTATCTGCACGTTGCAAAATTACTAAATGAAACCAAAGAAGCCCATAAGTGGGGAATAAATTTTAACGAACCCAAAATTGAAATTGATAAAATTCGAAAATTTAAAGAAGACGTTGTTTTCCAAAATACTTCAGGGACTGGACAATTAGTCAAGCAGAGAAAAATAAATTACATTCAAGGTACTGCAAGTTTTATAAATTCCAATAACTTGTCAATTGATAAAGGTGACGGAAGCAAAGAGGAACTGCAATTTGAAAACGCGATTCTTGCAACCGGTTCTATTCCCGCAAAAATTCCTGGTCTTTCAATTGATTCATCAAAAGTAATGGACTCAACAGATGCGCTGGAACTAAAAGATATTCCCAAAAGATTATTGGTAGTAGGCGGTGGAGTTATTGGAATGGAACTTGGCTCAGTATATGCGAGTTTGGGAAGCAAAGTAACTGTTGTCGAATTGCTTCCTTCATTATTGCCCGGCGCGGATAAAGACTTGGTAAATGTTTTCCAAAAAAGTATTGAACCGAAATTTGAAAAAATACTTACTAATACAAAAGTTGCAAAGTTAGAGGATATCGGTAATGTATTAAAAGTTAAGCTTGAAGGTGAAGGATTAACCGAAACTGAATTGGAGTTTGACAAAGCTTTAATCTCAATTGGCAGATCACCGGTTACTAAAAATTTAGGAATAGAGAATACTAAGATAATTGTAAACGAAAGAGGAATTGTACAAGTAAATGAAAGAATGCAGACAAACGATCAAAATATTTATGCAATCGGGGATATTGTAAAAGGTCCAATGCTGGCACACAAAGCCTCGGCCGAAGGAAAAGTAGCTGTGGAAGCAATTGCGGGTCATAAAGTTGCATTTGAACCGGCTGCTATTCCAGGCGTAGTTTACACAGATCCTGAAGTCGCATGGGCAGGTTTAACAGAAACGGAAGCAAAAGCTAAAGGCATTAAAGTGGAAGTTGCAAGATTTCCATGGGCTGCAAGCGGACGCGCTCGTACAATGGATAGAAGCGATGGTTTAACAAAATTAATTATCGATCCGGAAACAACAAGAATATTGGGTGTTGGAATTGTTGGACCAGGAGCCGGTGAATTAATTGCTGAAGGAACGCTTGCGATTGAAATGGCGGCATTGGCAAAAGATCTTTCACTTACGATACATGCTCATCCAACATTATCGGAAACAATGATGGAAAGCGCTGAAGTTTTTTTTGGCGAAGCAACTCATTTATACAGACCGAAAAGAAAATAG
- a CDS encoding TonB-dependent receptor: MFKLNGKVLDSSELKPLENCNVSIPELKIGTNTNDKGEFSIELRKGSYKIIFSYVGFSTFDTIAAIFDKDIYLTVLLNSEIINSKEINITAKREQASIVVQKLDQQNVKKNPTINSDVLRSVQILSGVTTNNELTSGYNVRGGSFDENLIYLNGYEIYRPFLLRIGIEESQTIINPNMVYDLKFYNGAFPAGFGDKMSSALEVNYKIEQSEKLNGTAYTSLLNSGLNLNNKISDFSWSLSTRYAYPSNFLKNLQNRGDYKSSYSDIQFLGNYKLSNSADIQFLGIYADNKFDVLPTNWKGGFGYKTRNDYRGISIKSDGERTYSYLNRLLGLKLLKTFSDNSSMNLSFSNYWILEKENFDISSDIFYFPVYSEPNSNLVYLKSRFEKGNNFVELSSYRIKTEYKKSFNNHNIYTGSEYQLSQVKNKNFENSYEAGDSLVNEKPVYTDYNGNFNLNSFNLFIEDYILLSSKLEANIGVRYLNYNYSNENLISPRAYLTYRLSEANSFKLSWGYYYQPPFINELRNTKSNNLKSQRAIHYIFGWERKISEKKKYNIEIYYKDLYNLIPFYFDEFRMLYVENNNREGFAYGLDFMYEGEIVEGMNSWIGYSYLNTKERKIGTNNSYQRRLFDQTHTIQIFLQDRFRKHRNWQSHLRFLFGSGYLYYQRKLTTDETSGSSYIDVDFNNPQEYFLYFRVDMGLSAKLDLGNEYYITPIVEVLNVFNQSNHGAYEWIQIFKDIKAPIGIPHLLSPRFFNLRVELSF; the protein is encoded by the coding sequence ATGTTTAAGTTAAATGGCAAAGTATTAGATTCATCCGAACTTAAACCCCTGGAAAATTGTAACGTATCAATTCCGGAATTAAAAATAGGAACCAACACAAACGACAAAGGCGAGTTTTCAATTGAACTAAGGAAAGGATCCTATAAAATAATTTTCAGTTATGTCGGATTTTCTACATTTGATACAATAGCTGCAATTTTTGATAAAGATATTTATTTAACAGTTTTATTAAATTCGGAAATTATTAATAGTAAGGAAATTAACATAACTGCCAAAAGGGAACAGGCTTCCATAGTTGTGCAAAAATTAGATCAACAGAATGTGAAAAAAAATCCTACAATCAATTCCGACGTTTTACGTTCGGTTCAAATATTATCGGGTGTAACTACCAACAATGAACTAACGAGTGGTTATAATGTCCGCGGCGGAAGTTTTGACGAAAATTTAATTTACTTAAACGGTTATGAAATTTATCGTCCTTTTTTACTACGTATTGGAATTGAAGAAAGTCAAACAATAATAAATCCAAATATGGTTTATGATCTGAAATTTTACAATGGAGCATTTCCCGCTGGATTTGGTGATAAGATGTCATCTGCACTTGAAGTTAATTATAAAATTGAACAAAGTGAAAAACTTAATGGCACAGCTTACACTAGTCTTCTTAATTCAGGTTTAAATTTGAACAATAAAATAAGTGATTTTAGTTGGAGCTTAAGTACTAGGTACGCATATCCTTCAAATTTTTTAAAGAACTTACAAAATAGAGGTGATTATAAATCTTCTTATTCTGATATTCAGTTTCTGGGTAATTATAAATTATCGAATTCTGCTGATATACAATTTTTAGGTATTTATGCCGACAATAAATTTGACGTTTTACCGACAAATTGGAAAGGCGGATTTGGATATAAAACAAGAAATGACTACAGAGGAATAAGTATAAAGTCAGATGGCGAAAGAACATATTCATATTTAAATAGATTGCTTGGATTAAAGCTTCTTAAAACTTTTTCGGATAACAGCAGTATGAATTTATCTTTTTCTAACTATTGGATCTTGGAAAAAGAAAATTTTGATATATCAAGTGATATTTTTTACTTTCCAGTTTATTCCGAACCAAACAGCAATTTAGTTTATTTAAAATCAAGATTTGAAAAAGGAAATAATTTTGTTGAATTATCATCATACAGAATTAAAACCGAATACAAAAAAAGTTTTAACAATCATAATATTTATACGGGAAGCGAATATCAACTATCTCAAGTGAAAAATAAAAACTTTGAAAACTCTTATGAAGCCGGGGATTCGTTAGTAAATGAAAAACCAGTATATACGGATTATAACGGAAACTTTAATTTAAATTCATTTAATTTATTTATCGAAGATTATATTTTATTAAGTTCAAAATTAGAAGCAAATATCGGTGTTAGATATTTGAATTATAATTACAGCAATGAAAATTTAATTTCTCCGCGAGCTTACTTAACTTATAGATTATCGGAAGCAAATTCATTTAAACTCAGTTGGGGATATTATTATCAGCCTCCGTTTATAAATGAATTACGAAATACTAAATCAAATAATCTAAAATCACAAAGAGCAATTCATTATATTTTTGGCTGGGAAAGAAAAATCAGCGAAAAGAAAAAATACAATATTGAAATTTACTATAAGGATCTTTACAACTTAATTCCTTTTTATTTTGATGAATTCAGAATGTTATATGTAGAGAATAATAACCGAGAAGGTTTTGCGTACGGCTTGGATTTTATGTACGAAGGAGAAATAGTTGAAGGAATGAATAGCTGGATTGGTTACAGTTATTTAAATACTAAAGAAAGAAAAATTGGTACAAACAATTCATACCAAAGAAGATTATTCGACCAGACACATACAATCCAAATATTTTTGCAGGATAGATTTAGGAAACATAGAAATTGGCAGTCGCATTTAAGATTTTTATTCGGCTCCGGCTACTTATATTATCAAAGAAAGCTTACAACCGATGAAACTTCAGGAAGTTCTTATATTGACGTGGATTTTAATAATCCTCAAGAATATTTTTTATATTTCCGCGTCGATATGGGATTATCGGCAAAATTGGATTTAGGTAATGAGTATTATATAACACCGATTGTGGAAGTGCTTAATGTATTTAACCAATCAAACCACGGCGCGTATGAATGGATACAAATATTTAAAGATATTAAAGCGCCAATTGGAATTCCACATCTTCTTAGTCCAAGATTTTTTAATTTAAGAGTTGAACTGAGTTTTTGA
- a CDS encoding response regulator: MSEELQNKPRLLIVEDDYENQKFLQIFLKRKFDLEICDSSDTFYEKLNNSKFDIILMDISLRGKKDGLQLTQEIRQMDDYKNLPVVGLSAHAFQRDKDNAYNAGVDIFLTKPVQNDVLMDTLIRTLEKKSKN; encoded by the coding sequence ATGAGTGAAGAACTACAAAACAAACCAAGATTACTTATTGTTGAAGATGATTATGAAAATCAAAAATTTCTACAAATATTTTTAAAAAGAAAATTTGATTTGGAAATTTGCGATTCGTCGGATACATTTTACGAAAAATTAAATAATTCGAAATTCGATATTATTTTAATGGATATTTCACTTCGTGGAAAAAAAGACGGTTTGCAGTTAACACAAGAAATTAGACAAATGGATGATTATAAAAATCTGCCAGTTGTAGGCTTATCAGCTCACGCATTTCAGCGCGACAAAGACAATGCGTACAATGCGGGTGTTGATATTTTTCTTACAAAGCCGGTTCAAAATGATGTTCTGATGGATACACTTATCAGAACATTAGAGAAAAAATCAAAAAATTAG